The proteins below come from a single Drosophila teissieri strain GT53w chromosome 3L, Prin_Dtei_1.1, whole genome shotgun sequence genomic window:
- the LOC122616643 gene encoding zinc finger protein 540 has translation MEEEAEAAQYSVHAVCRICLNRLPENGGGAGSFDLFLIPGLAKKLCVCTSLAVEQSDGFPKCLCAPCFSRLDDLHEFQKLCVDSVQKFQDMVTRNVFCPPASTQIKNFDLLNVAGNEPELVGQDEEDRINFDPLLDHKMEMIENEEDVFKMLEHVDKEAEQVEKEVKQDELDAADLMTIFAADSSEESDEDFDQDVDFEPNSSDGDDDVPLAQRLRDNSRMKPKAKAPVIKEEEQESVSGSEEEDEDGEKSKSRRKRIPPGERHLHRIIDCHICHQKFKKAIRYEEHMKHHNDLLPFQCKVETCRKGFTTAGGLRLHIDHAHTELSEVHSCNVDGCGKTFPRIRLLTFHMKKMHGITKAAAPPRDYPCTECEKVFRCPMALKKHMYKHDGKELPFPCNICGKRFVINSALKDHLMRHAGIKNYVCPYCGVGKTTRQEWNTHILTHTQEKKFKCHICEHASHNKQSLANHIKIVHEKIKNYACQYCGKTFGKSHACKIHEMTHTGEKRCECKVCGKKFLYPKSLTKHLKTHEKRVLRAIETYRQRQVEMGETPGEQFDTSPAPPVEGVSIEPIMSQNAADELLKVCAESVATIPKDPRRVQRVDLAQLAGTAVNPIPSVSVPSWSPQVNFTKKEGKHICPGCGQGFNNIGNMKRHYKIIHEKVKDFACRFCPKRFAKAQTLRHHEWIHTGEKPFECKTCGTRFRQETALKRHQRTHENRPPVISPKFYAAREELEEQERSKREAKRQADAKRREIAEAAKEQLSSIHKLESSDRSLHSYDEYQEAAAERAAASAELQAQQFEENEVKRLAEEERRKIQEAAYDQLQRLQHQQEIDKAQSSYDGYFAQKAHADGTSLDALKIDHV, from the exons atggaggaggaggccgaGGCAGCCCAGTACTCGGTGCACGCGGTGTGCCGCATCTGCCTGAATCGCCTGCCGGAGAACGGCGGCGGAGCAGGATCCTTCGACCTGTTCCTGATTCCCGGATTGGCCAAGAAGCTGTGTGTTTGCACTTCGCTGGCCGTGGAACAGTCGGATGGCTTTCCCAAGTGTCTGTGCGCGCCGTGCTTCAGCCGACTGGACGACCTGCATGAGTTCCAAAAGCTGTGCGTGGACTCGGTGCAAAAGTTCCAGGACATGGTGACCAGGAACGTCTTTTGTCCGCCGGCGAGTACGCAGATAAAAAACTTTGATTTGCTCAACGTAGCTGGAAACGAGCCCGAGCTGGTGGGTCAGGACGAGGAGGATCGCATCAACTTCGATCCGCTGCTGGATCACAAAATGGAGATGATCGAGAACGAGGAGGATGTGTTCAAGATGTTGGAGCACGTGGACAAGGAGGCCGAGCAGGTAGAGAAGGAAGTGAAGCAAGATGAATTGGATGCCGCCGATCTGATGACCATTTTTGCCGCGGATTCTTCGGAAGAGAGCGACGAAGACTTTGACCAAGATGTGGACTTTGAGCCCAACAGCAGCGATGGTGACGATGATGTGCCTTTGGCCCAGCGCTTGAGGGATAATTCCCGGATGAAACCAAAAGCGAAGGCACCCGTAATTAAGGAGGAGGAACAGGAGTCCGTCTCAGgctccgaggaggaggacgaggacggAGAGAAGTCAAAGAGCCGGCGCAAGAGGATTCCGCCTGGCGAACGCCACCTGCACCGCATCATCGACTGCCACATTTGCCACCAGAAGTTCAAGAAGGCCATCCGCTACGAAGAGCACATGAAGCACCACAACGATCTCCTGCCCTTCCAATGCAAAGTGGAAACCTGCAGGAAAG GTTTCACCACAGCTGGAGGATTAAGGCTTCACatcgaccacgcccacacggAGCTATCCGAGGTGCACTCCTGCAATGTCGATGGCTGCGGCAAGACCTTCCCGCGTATCCGCCTGCTCACCTTTCACATGAAGAAGATGCATGGTATTACCAAGGCGGCGGCGCCTCCACGGGATTACCCTTGCACCGAGTGCGAGAAGGTATTCCGCTGTCCCATGGCGCTCAAGAAGCATATGTACAAGCACGACGGCAAGGAGCTGCCATTCCCCTGCAACATATGCGGCAAAAGGTTCGTGATCAATAGTGCGTTGAAGGATCATCTGATGCGGCACGCGGGCATTAAGAACTACGTGTGTCCTTACTGTGGGGTGGGAAAAACCACCAGGCAGGAATGGAACACGCACATACTGACGCATACCCAGGAGAAGAAGTTCAAGTGCCACATCTGCGAGCACGCCTCCCACAACAAGCAGAGTCTGGCCAACCACATTAAGATCGTGCACGAGAAGATCAAAAACTATGCGTGTCAATACTGTGGAAAGACCTTCGGGAAGTCACACGCCTGCAAGATCCATGAGATGACGCACACGGGGGAAAAGCGCTGCGAGTGCAAG gtCTGCGGGAAGAAGTTTCTCTATCCCAAGAGTCTGACCAAGCACTTAAAGACTCATGAGAAGCGTGTGCTTCGTGCTATTGAGACCTATCGCCAGCGGCAGGTTGAAATGGGCGAGACACCTGGTGAACAGTTCGACACTTCGCCTGCGCCCCCAGTTGAGGGCGTATCCATTGAACCGATCATGTCGCAAAACGCCGCCGACGAATTGCTCAAGGTGTGCGCCGAATCCGTGGCTACCATACCCAAAGACCCACGTCGCGTACAACGAGTGGATCTGGCGCAATTGGCTGGCACTGCTGTAAATCCCATACCCTCAGTTTCAGTGCCGTCATGGTCACCTCAGGTGAACTTTACCAAGAAGGAGGGCAAACATATCTGCCCCGGTTGCGGTCAGGGATTCAACAATATCGGAAACATGAAGCGGCACTATAAGATCATCCACGAAAAGGTCAAAGACTTTGCCTGCCGTTTTTGCCCAAAAAGATTTGCAAAGGCACAAACGCTGAGGCACCACGAGTGGATTCATACTGGCGAGAAACCCTTTGAGTGTAAGACCTGCGGCACCCGTTTCCGGCAGGAGACGGCGCTAAAGCGCCATCAGCGAACCCACGAGAACCGTCCACCCGTTATTTCGCCCAAGTTCTATGCCGCACGCGAGGAGCTGGAAGAGCAGGAACGCAGCAAGAGAGAGGCAAAGCGTCAGGCGGATGCGAAGCGACGCGAAATTGCGGAGGCGGCCAAGGAGCAGCTTTCCTCGATACACAAGCTTGAGAGCAGTGACCGCAGCCTGCACTCCTACGACGAGTACCAGGAGGCAGCGGCGGagcgagcagcagcatctgccgAACTCCAGGCGCAGCAGTTCGAAGAGAACGAGGTAAAGCGactggcggaggaggagcgcCGCAAGATACAGGAGGCTGCCTACGATCAActgcagcggctgcagcatcagcaggaGATTGACAAGGCGCAAAGCTCCTACGATGGCTACTTCGCTCAGAAGGCGCATGCTGATGGCACCAGTTTGGATGCCTTAAAAATCGATCATGTGTGA